From Acidobacteriota bacterium:
TCGCTTATTAAAAGAAAGCCTTTCGGCCCGGCGGGCGCGTTGACCGGAAGCGTCTTTTCTGGTAAGGTGAGCGTCTCCAGAACGTCAGTTTTCCGGAGACGCGGAGAGGTGTCCGAGCGGTTTAAGGAGCACGCTTGGAAAGCGTGTGTGTGCCGTAAGGTGCACCGCGGGTTCGAATCCCGCCCTCTCCGCCACTCGAACGCCCGGGCATAAGGAGCCGAACCATGGACAGCAAGGACCTCATCCAGATCGAAGACCTCTACGGAGCTCACAACTACCATCCCCTCGATGTCGTCGTCAACAAGGCCCAGGGGATCTGGATGTACGACGTCGAGGGACGCAAGTACCTCGACTTCCTGAGCGGCTATTCGGCCGTCAACCAGGGCCACCGGCACCCCCGCATCGTCAAGGCCCTGATCGACCAGGCCCGCAAGCTGACGCTGACCTCGCGGGCCTTCCGCAACGACCAGTGGCCCATGCTGGCCAAAGAGCTCTGCGACATGACGGGCTACAACATGGTCCTGCCCATGAACTCCGGCGCTGAAGCCGTCGAAACGGCCGTCAAGGCGGCCCGCAAATGGGCCTGCCTGAAGAAGGGCCTGGCCCAGGACACGGCCGAGATCATCGCCTGCACCAACAATTTCCATGGCCGCACGGTCACGGTCATCAGCTTCTCGACCGACGAGGATTATCGCCGGGACTTCGGCCCCTTCACCCCCGGCTTCCCGATCGTCCCGTTCGGCGACGCCGAGGCCCTGGAAAGGGCCATCACCCCCAACACGGCCGCCTTCCTCTTCGAGCCCATCCAGGCCGAAGCCGGCATCCTCATGCCGCCCGACGGCTTCCTGAAGCGGGCCGCGGAGATCTGCAAGAACCACAACATCCTGTTCATCGCCGACGAGATCCAGACCGGCCTCGGCCGGACCGGGAAGCTCTTCGCCTGCGACTACGAGGGCGTCCGGCCCGACATGGTCATCATCGGCAAGTCCCTGGGCGGCGGCTGCTATCCCGTCTCGGCCGTCCTGGCCGACCGCGAGATCCTCGGCGTCTTCCAGCCGGGCCAGCACGGCTCGACCTTCGGCGGCAATCCCCTGGCCTGCGCCGTGGCCCGGGAGAGCCTCAGGGTCATCAAGGACGAGAAGCTGGTCGAGAACGCCGCCGAGCGGGGCGCCTACTTCGTGGAAAAGCTCCGCAAGGTCCGCAGTCGCCATATCAAGGAAGTCCGCGGCCGCGGCCTGCTCATCGGCGTCGAGCTCCATCCCGCCGCCGGCGGCGCCCGCCGCTTCTGCGAGGAGCTGATGAAGGAGGGGCTGCTCTGCAAGGAGACGCACGAGAACGTCATTCGCTTCGCCCCGCCCCTGACCATCAGGGATAAGGACCTCAATTGGGCCCTCAAGCGCATCAAGACCGTCTTCAAAAGGCTGGCCTGAGCCGGACAACCCTGACCCGGCGGCTGTCCGCTTTTAGGGACGACGGGCCTGGCCGGCCCCTGGCGTGATGCCGGGAATGCCCGTGGCATGTTCCTTGCATCGAACGGGTCGTGGAGGACGAAGATGAAGAAGACGACCGGTTTCCTGCTCCTGGCGGCATTCCTGGCGGCGGCGGGCGCGGCCTGCATCGTAATTCCGTACGACGAATCCGACCGCCCGGCCGGGCCGAACGAAGGCGCTTATGACAACGATCAGGGCCGCTACAGCGATCTCGACAGCGCCTACTTCTACGACGAGCTGCAGCCCTACGGCGCCTGGGTTTCCTGCCGGCCCTATGGGTACGTCTGGATCCCGGGGGACGTCGGCTACAGCTGGCGTCCCTATACCCGGGGCCACTGGGCCTGGACCGATTACGGCTGGACCTGGGTCTCGATCGAGCGCTGGGGCTGGATCGCCTTCCATTACGGGCGCTGGGGCTGGGACCGGGCCCTGGGCTGGTTCTGGGTCCCCGACATCGTCTGGGGGCCGGCCTGGGTGGCCTGGCGCTGGGGCGACGCCCACATCGGCTGGGCCCCGCTGCCGCCGGGCTCCGACTTCGTCCCGGGGCGGGGCTTCGGCCGGCGCCAGTGGGACATCCCGGGCGACCGCTGGAACTTCGTCCGGGGCCGGGATTTCATGGACCGGACGATCGACCGCCGGGTCCTGCCGCCCGAACGCAACAGGACGATCATCGACATGACCCGTTTCGAGGTCAATATCGACGAGCGTGACCGGCGGGTGTTCGACGAGGGCGTCGACGTCGACCTGGTCCGCCGCCAGACGAACCGGGCCATCGACCGCTACACCCTCAAGGACGCCACCCGTCCGGGTCCGGCCCGCGAGGAGGGCCGGGACCTGGTCGTCTCCAAGCCGGCCGTCAGGCGCAACGATTCGGCCAAGCCGAAGCGGACCATCGACCAGGCCACGGCCGAAAAGGAGCTCGGCCCCGAGGCCTCCAGCCGCATCTACCGGCGGACGCCGCGGCGCGAAGAGGAAGCCCTGCGCGAGGAGCACTTGAACGAACAGCGGCTCCTGAAGGACAGCCAGGAGGCCGAGCTCAGGGCGGTCGAGACAAAGGCCAGGGAAGAGGGGGCCAGGATCCAGAGCCCGGAAGAAAAGAGGAAGGTCGATGATCAGGCTTCGAGCCGCGTCTCGGAGCTGAAGAGGCGCCACGAGCAGGAGAAGGCCGACCTCGAGAAGCGGCAGAAGACCGAGGAGAAGAAGGTCCAGAGGACGCCGGTCCGCCGCAAGACCGCGGCCGAGCCCGAAAAACGCTAGCCCCGAGGCCGGGCCCGGACAGTCGCGGCCAGGGCGGCGGCCAGCACGACCGCCCCGCCGGCCGCCCTTCTCAGGGACGGGCGCTCGTTCAGGAAGACCAGGGCCAGACCGATGCCGTAGACCGGCTCGAGCGAGCTTAGAACGCTCGCCGTCCGGGCCCCGACCCCCTTGATCCCGTCGATGAACAGCGTATGGGCGGCGGCGGTGCAGACGATCCCGAGAACGGCGAGAAGCGCCCAATCGCGGCCGGAGCGGGGGAGGCCCGCGCCGAGGGCGGCGGGCGCGAGACAAAGGCCGGCGAACAGGTCCTGGACCAGGGCGACCACCGGGCTGGGGTGCCGGGAAGCCAGGCTCCGGTCGAGGACGGACAGGACGGAGAAGGTCAGCCCGGCCCCGAGGCCCCAAAGGACGCCTCTGACGACGGCGTCGGAAGGGTCGAAACCGGGCACGATCAGGGCGATGCCGAGAACGCAGAAAAGGGCGTACAGAAGGCTTTCCGGCTCCCAGCGCTCCCGCGTCATCAGGGGCTCGAGGAAGGCCGTGAAGACGGGGAAGCTCGAATAGGCCAGGAGCCCGACGGCCACCGAGGAGACCTGGACTGACTTGAAGAACATCGTCCAGTGGGCGGCCAGGACCAGGCCGCAGGCCGCGAGCAGGAGGAGGTCGCGGCCGGGCCTGATCCGGAGGGATGCGCGCCGGGCGGCCAGGACGGCGGCCAGGGCGGCGCAGGCGAAAACGACCCGGCCGAAGACGATGACGACCGGGGCCAGGGCCAGCCACTTCCCGAACAGGCCGGGGAAGCCGAAGAGGAAGACGGCCAGATGGATCTCGGCGAGACTGCGGCGGCGCGGCGGCACGGCGCCATTATATTCTTTTTTTATTGGAACCAGGTCGGATTTGTGCTAAGATAATTCTTACTTTTTAGGGGAGAACGGCAGGTTTTCCTCTCCCGTCCCCGGACGGCCGAAATCCAATGTCCTACGAGATATTTGCGCGGAAATACCGCCCCTGGAAATTCGAGGAGGTCGTCGGGCAGCAGTCCGTCGTCCGGACCATCCAGAACGCCATCGCCTCGGGCCGCATCGCCCAGGCTTACCTCTTCTCGGGCGTCCGCGGCACGGGCAAGACGACCATGGCCCGCATCCTGGCCAAGGCCCTGAACTGCGCCGACGGGCCGACGCCGCATCCGTGCCCAGACCGGGACCATCCCTGCCAGTTCTGCAAGGCCATCCACGAGGGCAGCGCCATCGACGTCATCGAGATCGACGGCGCCTCGAACCGCAAGGTCGAGGAGATCGAGCCCATCCGGGAGATGGTCAAGTACAAGCCGGCTTTCACCCGGACCAAGGTCCTGATCATCGACGAAGTCCACATGCTCTCCGACACCGCCTTCAACGCCCTGCTGAAGACGCTCGAGGAGCCGCCGCCGAACACCGTCTTCATCTTCGCGACGACGGAGTTCAACAAGGTGCCGGCGACCATCGTTTCGCGCTGCCAGCACTTCGAGTTCCGCAAGATCTCCCACAAGGACATCATCAACCACCTCGTCGAGATCACGAAGAGGGAGGGCATCACCATCACGCCGGCCGGCCTGGCCCTCATCGCCGAGGCCGCCGACGGCAGCATGCGCGACGCCCAGAGCCTGCTCGACCAGGCCGTGGCCTTCAGCGGCGAGAACATCGGCGACGAGGAGCTGAAGACGATCCTGGGGACGATCGGCCAGGACCTGCTCCTGCGGTTCTCGGCGGCCGTCCTCGACGAGAAGCCGGGCCAGGTCTTCGCCCTCGTCGACGGCGTCGTCGCGGCCGGCCTCGACCTGCGCTTCGTCTTCGGCAAGCTCATCGAGCACTTCCGGGCCCTGCTCCTGGTCCGCTCGGTCGAGAGGCCGGAGGACTTCCTGGCCGTCAGCCCGGAGGGCCTGGCCGCGCTGCGGGCCGAGGCGGCCAAGGCCGGCCCCGAGGACCTGCTCCGCTACCTGCTGGCCCTGCAGCAGGCGGAGCCGGGACTGAAATACTCCACGACGCCGCGCATTTATTTCGAGGCGTTCTTCGTCAAGCTCTGCCATTTCCGCAAGATCGTCCCGCTCCGGGAGCTCATCAGGGAGGTCGAGTCCCTGAAGGAGGCCCCGGTCCGGACGCCCGGCCGGCCGGGACAGGCGCCGTCGCCCGCCCCGCGCGCCGCCGGCCCCGCGGCGGCCGCCCCGGGTCCCGTTGCCCCCGCTGCCCCTGCGGCCTCCACGGTCCCGCCGAAGCCGGCCGGGCCGGCCCCGAAGGACGTCTTCACCCGCGTCCTCGAGAAGCTGGCCGTGGACCGGGCCCCCCTGGCAGCCATGCTGGGGCAGTATTCATCGGTCATGATCAGGGACAACGCGATCGAGGTCTCGTTCGCCAGCGGGCGGGGCTTCTTCATCACCAGCATCCAGGACAAGGACATCCGGGCCGTCGAGCGCGCCGCCTCGGACGTGCTGGGACGGGACGTCAAGGTGCGCTTCGCCGAGGAGAGCGCCAGCGGCGGCGGCCCCCTGCGGCCCGGGCGCGAGCTCGAATCGGCCATGAAGGACCCGGGCGTCCAGTTCTTCATGAACACGTTCAAGGCCCAGGTCCTGTCGGCCGACCCGGTCGCCGCTTCGCGCGAGGCGGCGCCGGCCAAGGGCCGCGGACCGACGGAGAAGGACTCATGAAGAACGTCATGGACCTCCAGAAGATGCTCAGGTCGGCCCAGGAGATGCAGGACCGGCTCCAGAAGGAGCTGGCCAGCCTGAGGGTCGAGGGCTCGAGCGGCGGAGGCATGGTCACGGTCGTCCTCGACGGCCACAAGTCGCTGCAATCCCTGCGCATCGACCCCGAGGTCGTGAACCGCGACGAAGTGGAGATGCTCCAGGACCTCGTCGTCGCCGCCTTCAACGACGCCGCGGCGAAGGTCGACGAGGCCCTGGCCCAGAAGCTCGGCGGGCTCGGCGCCGGACTGAAGATCCCGGGGCTCGGCTGATGTTCGAATACG
This genomic window contains:
- the rocD gene encoding ornithine--oxo-acid transaminase gives rise to the protein MDSKDLIQIEDLYGAHNYHPLDVVVNKAQGIWMYDVEGRKYLDFLSGYSAVNQGHRHPRIVKALIDQARKLTLTSRAFRNDQWPMLAKELCDMTGYNMVLPMNSGAEAVETAVKAARKWACLKKGLAQDTAEIIACTNNFHGRTVTVISFSTDEDYRRDFGPFTPGFPIVPFGDAEALERAITPNTAAFLFEPIQAEAGILMPPDGFLKRAAEICKNHNILFIADEIQTGLGRTGKLFACDYEGVRPDMVIIGKSLGGGCYPVSAVLADREILGVFQPGQHGSTFGGNPLACAVARESLRVIKDEKLVENAAERGAYFVEKLRKVRSRHIKEVRGRGLLIGVELHPAAGGARRFCEELMKEGLLCKETHENVIRFAPPLTIRDKDLNWALKRIKTVFKRLA
- a CDS encoding DUF6600 domain-containing protein encodes the protein MKKTTGFLLLAAFLAAAGAACIVIPYDESDRPAGPNEGAYDNDQGRYSDLDSAYFYDELQPYGAWVSCRPYGYVWIPGDVGYSWRPYTRGHWAWTDYGWTWVSIERWGWIAFHYGRWGWDRALGWFWVPDIVWGPAWVAWRWGDAHIGWAPLPPGSDFVPGRGFGRRQWDIPGDRWNFVRGRDFMDRTIDRRVLPPERNRTIIDMTRFEVNIDERDRRVFDEGVDVDLVRRQTNRAIDRYTLKDATRPGPAREEGRDLVVSKPAVRRNDSAKPKRTIDQATAEKELGPEASSRIYRRTPRREEEALREEHLNEQRLLKDSQEAELRAVETKAREEGARIQSPEEKRKVDDQASSRVSELKRRHEQEKADLEKRQKTEEKKVQRTPVRRKTAAEPEKR
- a CDS encoding DMT family transporter, with the protein product MPPRRRSLAEIHLAVFLFGFPGLFGKWLALAPVVIVFGRVVFACAALAAVLAARRASLRIRPGRDLLLLAACGLVLAAHWTMFFKSVQVSSVAVGLLAYSSFPVFTAFLEPLMTRERWEPESLLYALFCVLGIALIVPGFDPSDAVVRGVLWGLGAGLTFSVLSVLDRSLASRHPSPVVALVQDLFAGLCLAPAALGAGLPRSGRDWALLAVLGIVCTAAAHTLFIDGIKGVGARTASVLSSLEPVYGIGLALVFLNERPSLRRAAGGAVVLAAALAATVRARPRG
- the dnaX gene encoding DNA polymerase III subunit gamma/tau, which produces MSYEIFARKYRPWKFEEVVGQQSVVRTIQNAIASGRIAQAYLFSGVRGTGKTTMARILAKALNCADGPTPHPCPDRDHPCQFCKAIHEGSAIDVIEIDGASNRKVEEIEPIREMVKYKPAFTRTKVLIIDEVHMLSDTAFNALLKTLEEPPPNTVFIFATTEFNKVPATIVSRCQHFEFRKISHKDIINHLVEITKREGITITPAGLALIAEAADGSMRDAQSLLDQAVAFSGENIGDEELKTILGTIGQDLLLRFSAAVLDEKPGQVFALVDGVVAAGLDLRFVFGKLIEHFRALLLVRSVERPEDFLAVSPEGLAALRAEAAKAGPEDLLRYLLALQQAEPGLKYSTTPRIYFEAFFVKLCHFRKIVPLRELIREVESLKEAPVRTPGRPGQAPSPAPRAAGPAAAAPGPVAPAAPAASTVPPKPAGPAPKDVFTRVLEKLAVDRAPLAAMLGQYSSVMIRDNAIEVSFASGRGFFITSIQDKDIRAVERAASDVLGRDVKVRFAEESASGGGPLRPGRELESAMKDPGVQFFMNTFKAQVLSADPVAASREAAPAKGRGPTEKDS
- a CDS encoding YbaB/EbfC family nucleoid-associated protein; the encoded protein is MKNVMDLQKMLRSAQEMQDRLQKELASLRVEGSSGGGMVTVVLDGHKSLQSLRIDPEVVNRDEVEMLQDLVVAAFNDAAAKVDEALAQKLGGLGAGLKIPGLG